GTGTAGGACAAAcggcaggaaaagcagagcaggagggaattAAAAGGCCTTTTCTCCCTTTGTGTTCttgctgggagaggggaggaggtgTATGCAGTTGCCTCTGGAGGGCTTGTGAGACCAGACTGTGAGCACCTCTCGCTGTGTGTGGGAGTGCAGGCAGCCCTAGGAGGGTCTCTGCCCGCGCACCCTTGCCCAGGGTCACAGGGGTTTGCTTTGGGATGTGATCCCTGGGCGTCGCTGTGCCCGACCTCGAGCAGTGGGGGGATAACATCACTTCGAGTGGGTGTGAGATTTGGTTTTTGGTGTGCTCTGGCTCTGGGGTTTGTGGCCAGGGCTACCAGACCTGCCTGTGCCAGCGCGGGCTGTCAGCCTGCCTGTCTGTGTGAGACCCCGGCTGGGTGTGCACACGTCTGAGTGTGGCCACCTCCCTCGGACCCGAGTCAGGAGCTGCCCCGGGACAGCTCTCTGCGCCCAGAGGGGCGTGGGCCGGCTCTCGGGAGCGGGAACACAGCACCCCTCTCTTCAGAGGCTGCCGCTGGCAGCCCGCTCCCAGTGAGATGCTGTTTTCATGAATAAAGAATGAGGGAGGAAGCCAGGGCGGCTCTCCTGGGAGCACATTCCTGCTCGtcctggaaatgctgctgctcccggCCACCCTCCCGCCTTTCCAGCCTGCCTCGGGAGCGCTggggaggtgctccagctctccGGGGGGGCTGGCTGTGAGCCCCAGGATAAGTAGGCGAAAGAAAGGCAGAGGTAACAGCTGAGAGGCAAAGCAAGACCCGCTGGCTGTCAGCAGGAACACAAGATAGCAGAGGGGTTTTGCCTTTGATGCTCACTGCGGGCCGTTCTCGCGGGCGCGCTCCTCCGCTGCCGTGCCCCCCGCTCCTGCCTTCCAGCGATCTGAGGCTCCTCCGAGGGGATGCCCGGGCAGCAGCCCCCGGAGCACAGCAAGGCAGTGCAGGAGGACAGGCTCCTTCCGCAGAGAAGCACCTGCTCCCTTGCACGTTGGCAGATCCTTGGGGCTCTTTGGTTTGGTGGGAACATCTGCTTTGCTGCAGCCGTCAGAGGGACTCTGCCAGCAGGAcgctccagcagagccctcgccagggctggcacccccagggctggcagcctcCTGCCTGAGGCCCGTGGGGTGAAGTGCATCCACTGCGACCTGCCAGCCGTGCTGCCCGAAAAAGGGGCAGAGATCTGCTGAGGAGTAGCACGTGCAGCCTGGATGGAGAGAGCCAGGGTCCCGAGGGGACTGTGGGGTCCCAGCGCTGCAGAGACAAAGAAATCCCAGGGCTGGTCCAGGGACACGGGTTGTTAAAACTAAAGTGAGTGTCAAATCCCCTCCTTTGCTCAGGCTTTAAGGGCTGTCCCCTCAACCTACCGTGAATGGAAGCTGCTTTTTCCCCCAGCTCATTTTGTAGTGAAAGCCAAAtgtctcttcctttcctgcaaTCCCCAGACGCTCTGAGGGTGACAttggctgggctgggagtgacACAATCTGCCGTCAGCTTTCTGGGAAGGtttccccagtgtcccccagacCCTTTTTGCCACTAAGTCGTGTCCCCCAGCATTTTCTCTGTGCCCTGTGGAAGCCCTGGTCTCTCTCCTTGTGGGTCACTGCAGTCTCTGCCCTCTCTCTGTCTCCAGCTGTGCGTGCAGACCGGATGCGTGGCGGAAGGAACAAGTTTGGACCCATGTACAAGCGGGACCGTGCCttaaagcagcagaagaaagctCTGATCCGAGCCAACGGCTTCAAGCTGGAGACCGTGCCTCAGATCATGTCCCCCGTGCAGAGTGACTACAGCCTGTCCTCCACCATCCACAGCATCCACGCCATGTCCAAGACCCTGCCGCCCAACCCGGCCGCCCTGACGCCCGTGGATTACGAGCGCAGCCCCTACGGGACGCCCTCCCTGGGAATGACAGTGCCCGGCCACGCGCCGCTGCCCGGCTACCACTACCCCTCCTTCCCCAACCGCACCATCAAGTCCGAGTACCCTGACCACTACACAAACGCCCATGAGGCCGTGCCTGCCTACATGTACCCAGAGACCtaccccagcagctcccccccCGACATCCCCGAGGTCAtcctgaagctgctgcagctggagcccgACGAGGCCCAGGTGAAGGCACGGATactgtcctgcctgcagcaagAGCAGGGCAAAGGCCGGCACGAGAAGCTCAGCACCTTCGGCCTCATGTGCAAGATGGCCGACCAGACCCTCTTCTCCATCGTGGAGTGGGCACGGAGCTGCATCTTCTTCAAGGAGCTGGAGGTAGGACCTGTCAGTGGGATGGGCGCTGCTCTGGGGGGACAATGGGGGACGGGAtgtggctgtgggcaggacTGAGGGTGAAATGTTGTGAGGACGGGGAAACACTCGTGGGCACAAGCCTGGGGCCATCACTGCAGATGTGTTGACATGTGCcagtcctgctcccagctccctgcaggactGGAGGTGCCGGGGCCCGGCTGCGATGCCGAAGCGATTCCCACTGTCGTGTGGGGCTAATGATTTCAGATTCATCACGGCGGGGGCAGGTGTTGAGGCAATCGCCGGCAGAGTGACTGTGGTGTCAAGCTCAAGACATAATTGAAAAATGTAACGTTGAGGAATTATAGTTGAGACAATTCTCTCCCCTGCCTTTAGGAGGAAAATCGATGTGGTCAGGTGGGTCCTATTAGCAccaggcaggaggggcagcCCGAGCCTGCTCCAGAGCCGTGGtgtctgctgccagcagcccacGAGTGTGCCCGGCTGGGGGACATGGAGCTCACCTCCATCCTGCCAAGACATCCCTCTAGCAAATGTCCCTGAACATTTACTGCAGCCAGGGGAGGGctagcagggctggagcagcttctGCCACCCTGCACACCTTACCAAGCCTTCAGGAATTTTCCATTCATGTTCTGGGCTGACCTGAGATCCCAAACTGGTGCaaaaatgggagagaaaatTTTACAACATGGCCAAAACCCAGAGAGCAACATCCTGGGCCAGCTGTGATGAGACTCAGGTGCTTTCTTGTGTTTCCAGCATGATATTGTGCTGCCTAGCTCTGGCCAAAATCACTTTCTTCCAGTGGGACTGTGCTGTAGGACAGGACCAGGCTCTTCCCTGTGCCATGGGTGCCATGGGGCTGAGTGTGGCCTAGCCTCGTGGCTCAAAATAGCCCCCGTCGTTCAGAACAGTGTCAGGAAATGGCATTGTGGGGGTGGGTTGGGCTTGTTTCAATCATATCAGTGTCCAGCCTGGATTTTGGGAACAGGGTGGCTGTTGTTTTGCAGGAGATATTGTAAACAGTGTAAATTCAGTTCCCAGCTGTATAGCTGTGTAGCCTTGTAACTCCATTGTCAGCGTGATTGTGCCACCAAAATAGGCTGTTCCTGTGTGAATCGGTGTTGGCGGGTGCTCCTCCTGCCGTGGGACTCTGAGGgggatggcagtgccacaggccttacctgggcagagctgccagtgtcctgctgggagcagggcacgTGCCCTGCCGTGCTCAGGACAGGGGGTTCGGTGCTCAGCGGGTGCCCACTTCCATCACTGCCATCCTGGGGGGCTCAAGATTTTGCCTTATCCTCATGGTGATTGTGGGGCGCATTCCCAGcatctcccagggctggggactgcAGGACCCACAGCCCACCCTGGCTCCAGTGGGAGAGGGAGAATGAGGCATGGCCATCCTTGGCTCCCTCCCGTGCACAGAGCCCCAGGCAGCTCcgagcccagcacagagcagaggtgcCCGGTATCCTCGGTGCCCCtacctggggctgcccctgcccaccccacacAGCCCATCCTCCCTGGCCAGGGCCGAGGCTTTTCCTGAGGCATGAGAGAGCAGCCagtgggaagcaggagcaggtCTGAGAACTTGAATCctcattcctgctcctgcctggcacatAAAAGCAAGCGGCTGCTGGGGCGGTAAATGAACTCCTGCTAGCGCAGGGTTTACGGCTCTGCCCTAAAGCCAGCACGGAGGAACATCACAATCTCCAGGATCGATGGCAGCGGCAGTCCCCGCCCGGGGCtcctcagggcagggctgccagcagccccctcCGTCCCCCAGGAAGGTGTGTGTGAAGGGGAcggcccccagccccagcagggaagggctgttGGCTGAGGCCAGAGCGGGGATCCAGGCTGGAAAGGCACCGTGCTGGGACACCTCTCCAGGGCATcgtgccaggctggcactcCATGGGAGGAGGTGCAGGCAGGTGAGAAGGGGAGGTGTGGGCAGATTGCCCTATCAATGGATTGCCCTGCCTGAGCTTGCCCAGCACCACCATACTCCTTCCACAGGGCTGTTAGCAGAGACCTGGCTTCTCCCCAGGGCCTCACAGGGTGCCTGGAGAGGAAGGAGCAAATTTTCAGGGACATGGGGAACTGCTGGCTCACTCCTGGTTAGGACGAGCCTTTGGTGCCTGCccagggagagagggagcacTTTCCCCTGGAGCTGGCCAGTCttgttcctgttcccattcccaccctAGCAATCTGCCAAGGGCTAGAACGGGTGCTTTGCTGTCTCCACACTCCTGGCCTGGTGGCTGGGCTGGGCGACACTGGGGAGAGCCCCCCTGGCCCCAGCACTGCACCCGGGGAAGGAGGGGGGCCACGGGCTAATGGCCTCTTGACATCGGCTCACACGCCACGTCCGCCCGCAGGCGCGGGGCAGTCAGATTGAAAACAGATTTAACTTCCCAGATATATCGTTTCATTTAAGGGCCAGTAATTCTGTCAGTCTGCCACTGACAAACGAGGGTCCCCATGCCAATCCGCCGGGAGACTGATGTCGCGGCGTTCATCTCGTGTCACCAGGAGGAGAATTACGGACTGCGCTGGCCTTCGGAGGCAAGACTAATAACGCTGCTCGGcagagggggatttgggggccCGCTTGTTTATCGAGGGCCGGCCAGGCAGCCGCGGCGCGAGGCCGCGCGGGCGGAGGTGGAAGAGGTCAGCGCTGACGCCCATAAATACGAACTTTAACTGAGTCTAGATGAGATGTGTCAGGACTGAGGGAAGATTTGCAGCAtcttttcaggaagaaaaatataggCCGGGggtgaaatatattttgttggGTTGTGAGTCTCAGGCAACTTTGTCCTttcagatgtaatttttttatatgtatatgGAGACAGAGGATGTGCACGCACGCACGCGTGCTTGCACGCTCACATTGTGTCtggttttggtgtggtttaTGCACACACGTCCTGCACAGCCTGGTTTATATAGGTGTCACTGCCATACCTACATATCAACATCGTGAACGCAGGGTTGCAGTGACCTTTAGATTGGGATGAGCAGCCAGGAATGTTAAACAAATTGCCATGGTTTCAGCCCGaaggccgggctgggctgggtgtgcAGTGGGTCCCTGCGCCACTGGAGGGGCACGGCGCAGCCGCAGGGTGGTGGGATGGTGTCGCCCCTTCCTCAGCCCTTTTGTGCCAAGGGCCTGGGGCAAACTACCCTTCCATCCACAGGCaagctccagggatgggagggatgctgagggcagcaCTGTTCCCACAGACCCAGGGGTCCCTGTGGTCACTGGGTCTGtctgctgggctgctctcccTCAGCTGTGCTTAGACATCCCAGAGCCGCGACAAAGCCTATTTGCAGTCAATTGCTTCTCTGCCTTTAACATGTGGGTCATCTTGACCCCATCTCCTGGCCAATGGCCAGAGCGTTTTTGGCAGATTTAAAATCTCCTTCTGGTGGTGGATGCTGCAGCATGTGGATGTTTAGCATCCCATGCACTGGGGGAAATGTGAcgctgccctggctgtggcgCCCCGGCCGgcgcagccctgcctgcagagccGTGGTGCCCGCTCAGCCGGGGCTGCACCAGCCTGGGAGCCAGCAGGGGGATGGGATCCTGGCCTAGCCACACTGCTGTTGATGGCTATTTGTTTTAAGATGCACATCGTGGTGGTATCTGGGCAGGGCAATGGGGACCTGCACTGACCATTAACACCTTGCACGTGTGCGGGTTTTCCATTGCGGGTGGCCGGTGGACACCAGTCCACTTTCACACTTCCCAGTAGCCAAGGTGATGGGTCCTGCTCACACTCAGTaactgctggggctgctcggGGTACTGACTTGTGCCACACACCTGCCGGAGGGCTGTGGGGCAATTCCTGCACCTGAGATGTGGGAGGAGGCCCGGAGGGCATCTGTGTggtggggacagccaggggctTCTGAGTGCTGCTTGGGCCCGTGGCTGGGGATGGATGTCCTGGCACCAGCTCAGGGCTTCCTGCCAAAGAAGAGCTGCTGGGGGGTCACTCTCCTTCCTAAAGCCGTGGTACCCGAGGTGGGGCTGCCCTGAACCAGCCATGCAGGGAGCAGTGAGCGCTGTGGCGCTGCACTGTCCCTGCGTGGCCTGGGCACATTCTGGGGAGCCCCAACACTTGCAGGGGCTCCCTCACCTTGCACCTATGAACCCCCAGGGAAGGTTGCAGAAGATTTAAAACTACACCCACATGCAGGTCCTGCAGCCCCGTGCCTGGGCAGCACCATCCCTGCCTCTGTATGCCCTGCCTCCcctccagcaccatcccagaCCCTTTCCCATGGAGAATTGCATTTTCTGTGGGTTGCAGCCCATCAGGGATTGCTCTTCCAGTGTGGGGAGGGTTTCACCACGTGTTTTGTGAATGGGTTAAATGCTCGCTTCAAAAAAAAGATAAGGATTGCCTCTCAAAGACAGCTTGCATCAGACCTTTGATAAAGCACTCCGAGGAAAAGCCTTGACATTAAAAGAGGAAGATCCTTTGCTTAACTTTTAACGGCGAGTGTGTGTGCTGCCGCCTGGCTGGGAGGATTGATTGCCTCTGAGTGCCCTCCATTAGCAGCCCCCTGCTCCTTCAGGCCAGGCCAGGGCGGGGTGCCCCCGGTGACCCCCAGCCTGAGCCTCCTGCAGCAGAACCTCAGTGCTGGAgcggggctgtgggtgctgcccGCTGCcacccagcctggggacacccagcTTGGTGCTGGGGAAAACTCCACGGAGCCCAGCCAGCTCTGACTGGCCCAtggagcccccagcccaccccatCATGTCCCCAAGCACATTCCCCCATGCCATGGCCATGTGGCTCTGGTGCACTGCGACGTTCCCAGGAAACACCGCGGCACACCGGAGCatgctggcagaggagcagccctgcagcagccatgaagggtgaaatgtgctgctgagGGGCTTCAGGGAGGGAGCCAAACACCCCTCAGAGTTTGGGAGAAGCTGATtagcaatttttaaaggaagaaaataagatttcaaAATTGTTGAGGTGCTTTCTTTGGAAAAGCTAATTTTTTAGAATGGTTTTCAAGGCAAGACTTTCTGTCTGTCTCTTCTGGAGCTCATCCCGCTCAGGAATGAGGCACAGGAAAGAACTTCCAAAACAACACCCTGAGTGAGCCAGAGCGGAGGCGCTCGGCACCGGCCGGGATCgtgcagctgggctggccccagctccctgctcggGCTGGCCACCGCCACAGCCGGCCACTCGCCTGCTGGCAGGGGTCACCACGGGTGCAGAAAGTCTCCATTTTGGTTTAGTGCACAGTGAGCTTTGCCCCAGGGTTTTGTCGAGCGGCTGACCAGGAGCTTCATGCTCTGAAGTGCTGCGCCAcgaatggcagctgctgcactggcTGGGGGATGAGGGGGCAGCCCAGCCACAgtgcccacagccctgcaggcgGGCAGGAGCGGTGTCACAGCCCAGCCACAgtgcccacagccccacaggcGGGCAGGAGAGgtgccacagcccagccacagtgcccacagccccacaggcGGGCAGGAGAGgtgccacagcccagccacagTGCCCATGGCCCCACAGATGGGCAGGAGTGGTGTCACAGCCCAGCCACAgtgcccacagccctgcaggcaggcaggagtggtgccacagcccagccacagTGCCCACGGCCCTGCAGGCGGGCAGGAGAGgtgccacagcccagccacagTGCCCACGGCCCCACAAACAGGCAGGAGAGgtgccacagcccagccactGTCACTGCCTTCCCCCCCCATGTCGTTCCCTGCGCTGCCGCGCGCCCGGCTCTGGCCACCCACCACCCTTGAGAGACAAATCCCGGCGGCTCACGGGGACTGCCGGCTCTGAGACCATAAAGCTCTTTCTCATCTGGCTTCTATTCCTTTTGCAATCTCCCAGCGTGGGTTTATTGCAGCCTCTTCAGCAGAACGAGGGCATTATCCAGCCCTGTGATGCTGCATCTGTCTTCCCTCTATTAACGGGGGAGCACAATGGCCCTTGCAGAGCTCGGCTGCTGGCACTGGATTTGCTCCTCAGGGCGGTGGTGGAGGCAGCACCGTAATCCCAACCCTTTCCCTACACTGGCCCCGCAGGAGAGGGGAatccaggcagggcaggagttCAGTTCTTTGTGGAAAGGAGTTGGGGTTCAGTGGAGAGCAGTGTCGAGGGGATGAAGCCAGTGACCCGTGGTGTTTCTTGGCAGGACAGTGGGGAAGGCAGCGTGCCCTGCAtcctgccacagctctggggcCTTTTAGTTCTTGCAAATGCAACAACTCATCCCAccagtcactgctgctgcctgcagtccCCAGTGCCCTGTGAGACCTCTGGGGTTCCTTCCAGCTGATGtcctggctccagcccctctcagGGACAGTCCCAGGTGTTTCTCTGGGCGCACACACAGTGGCACATGTGCACAAGTGCACGTGGTCACAAGTGCGTGTGTTGTTGCgtgggcagggccgggctggcagctgcagggcacagcgATGTCCCGCGCCCGGCGGCTCCCCCACGGCCCTGCTGCCCCCCCAGCCTGCCATCCTGGCCAGGGAGTCCAGGATGGGCACTGTCTTCTTTCGTTTTAAAGTATCCAGAGGGGCTGTCTGGACACACAGGCCCTTTGTGCAGCCACCGCGTGTCCCTCCCGCAGTCATTTTGTTAAAATTTGTGTGCGATTGGAGGAGGTTGTGCCTGCTGGGGGAAGACCCGTGCTGATAAGAGCCAGCAAGTGCCACTGAAACATGTTGAGCTGCTTTGAAGCCAGCTCTGCAAAGCCATCTGCccacctcctctcctccagcccgGGGTCCCCCTTTCTGgggtgcagctccagctcttcgTGCTCAccccaggggacacctgggggacacccaTGGGGTGCctgccaggcacagggtgggtgcTGTGCACTGCAGCACGGTGGGTGTCAGCTCCCACTCTGTTTCAGGTGGGTGACCAAATGAAGCTGCTGCAGAACTGCTGGAGTGAGCTGCTGGTGTTTGACCACATCTACCGGCAGCTGCAGCACGGCAAGGAGCACAGCGTGCTGCTGGTCACTGGCCAGGAGGTGAGAAACGGCCTCTGGGACTGTGGTGGTGCTGTGGAGGGGCAGTGGGGATGGGCAGGGGCTGCATGGGGAAATGGAGtgacttctttctttcttttgtcccACTGTGACCAACTCAGCATAGGGCAGGCAGGTGGTGTTACACTCTGGGTCTGCTTGTGCAGAAGGTTCCATTCTgtcccatcctgtcccatccTGTCCCAAAGCCACACAGCTCCTGGTTCTGGAGAATAATGTTGCTTATGGAGAGATCAATATTCCCACCTGTACTGCCAGCGGTGGGATGGGAGGAGGggccccttccctccctggagGTGGCTTTTGGAGATGTGCTGCCTACAATTCCAGCACCCTGTGAGGGCCCCCCCTGTTTTAAATGGTGTTCCCATTTCGCCCATCAGTCTTTTTTTTGACACCCCCCCTTCTCAGTCAGTGCTCAGGGCTGGACGTGGCTCCTGCCCCATGTCAGGTGCCCTGCAGCAGGCTGTGGTGGGACTGGGGACTGACTGCCAAAGCTGATGCCAGCCCTGTCCTCGCAGGTGGACATGTCGGCCATCGCAGCCCAGGCCGGCTCCATCCTGAACACGCTGGTGCTGCGGGCGCAGGAGCTCGTCCTGCACTTGCACTCGCTCCAGGTGGACCGGCACGAATTCGTCTGCCTCAAGTTCCTCATCCTCTTCAGCCTCGGTGAGTGCagctgggggggcactggggcaggGGGCAGCCGCTCCGGGGTCACGGCCGTGCTGCTGCGTGCGGAGCCTGGGGTGGGAGCGCGGCTGGAGGGGGCACACGCAGCCCAGGGTCCGGCTGTGCGACAAAAGGGGCTTTTAACGAGGAGCCAGGATCGAGAGCTGGCTGGCACCTGCCTGTCCCCCTCTCTTGTCCCGGGACACAAAACGTCCCCCGCTGCGGgcccgggctctgctccagctgcaggggacGTTGTCAGCCCTCTGGCCAAGCGGAGCCTGTTTTGGTCACTCGCCCATCACAGCGGGCAGGGAAACAAGCGCTGATAGGGCTGCGGGAAAACAGGCGTGTTGACAGAGGCCGGGCCGCCCGTATCTGCCGGGATTTGCGTCAGAGAGCCCGTGCGCCGCGCTGGGCCGGGCTCCGCGCTCCTGATTAGGCTCAGCCCGGAGCCTGCGGTCGGGCACGGCCGGCGCGTTCACACCTCCCACCTCACCCAGACAAAATAACACCGGAGCCGTGGGcgctgctgccagagccagaAACGTGCCCGGGGTGGCAGAGCTCCTGCCCCTGCGAGCCCTGTGTCGGCCGAGTGCTGGCGCATGGTGAGCCCACCGCCGTCTGTGGCAGACCGgtctccatccccatcctcgTCCCGTCCCCGCCCTGtccctgttccagtgccttgGCTCTGTGCTTGCACTTCTGCACCCGCGGGGTCCCGTCCAGGGACCAGCGGTGGGAGCTGCGCTGCTATCCCGTCCTGCAcctgcagcatctcctccctcggctttcctttcctctggagctgtttAGAAACCCAGAGAAACGAGAGACGATAATTCGCTGCTCAAGCAGTGATAAAGTGTAGCACAAACAGCGCCCAGGCTGGGAAATGAGCGAGCCGGGGGGGCTCGTACCTTCCCCGGCTGCTGCCCCGCGGCCTCAGCACCAGGAGGGCCAGATCCCCCCGTGCTGCCCGggtccccctgtgtcccctggcatggcatggcacagcacagcgAGCAGGAGCAGCGTCCCCTCCGATGGCTTCCTTAGAGCAGCGGCTTTCAGGGAGGGCATGGAATccaaaagctgtgttttcccaTACATCATTTTGCCCCAAATGCAACTTTTTCTCTCCATATTGCAGAGCTCACTTGGAGTAATTTGCCCTTCGTAGGCTCAGCTGTAGAGGACGGGATTGTGTATTATGTGCAGGATGTAATTGCCTTTAACAAGAGAATTTCCACATTTACCACT
The genomic region above belongs to Vidua macroura isolate BioBank_ID:100142 chromosome 21, ASM2450914v1, whole genome shotgun sequence and contains:
- the NR5A1 gene encoding steroidogenic factor 1 isoform X3 — translated: MMFFSMVTWLQKPIRHRSGSIPAEPGPHGEEIGRCPAQGGVCAARAPTPSQETQVPINPPAYRGQGSGAHTPRRLLGSQLLAGGRARLSHPPAPRAAAVQPPRAGPLEGMDYSYDEDLDELCPVCGDKVSGYHYGLLTCESCKGFFKRTVQNNKHYTCTESQSCKIDKTQRKRCPYCRFQKCLTVGMRLEAVRADRMRGGRNKFGPMYKRDRALKQQKKALIRANGFKLETVPQIMSPVQSDYSLSSTIHSIHAMSKTLPPNPAALTPVDYERSPYGTPSLGMTVPGHAPLPGYHYPSFPNRTIKSEYPDHYTNAHEAVPAYMYPETYPSSSPPDIPEVILKLLQLEPDEAQVKARILSCLQQEQGKGRHEKLSTFGLMCKMADQTLFSIVEWARSCIFFKELEVGDQMKLLQNCWSELLVFDHIYRQLQHGKEHSVLLVTGQEVDMSAIAAQAGSILNTLVLRAQELVLHLHSLQVDRHEFVCLKFLILFSLELTWSNLPFVGSAVEDGIVYYVQDVIAFNKRISTFTTLPQHSQSQALFTRAAI
- the NR5A1 gene encoding steroidogenic factor 1 isoform X2, which translates into the protein MMFFSMVTWLQKPIRHRSGSIPAEPGPHGEEIGRCPAQGGVCAARAPTPSQETQVPINPPAYRGQGSGAHTPRRLLGSQLLAGGRARLSHPPAPRAAAVQPPRGPLEGMDYSYDEDLDELCPVCGDKVSGYHYGLLTCESCKGFFKRTVQNNKHYTCTESQSCKIDKTQRKRCPYCRFQKCLTVGMRLEAVRADRMRGGRNKFGPMYKRDRALKQQKKALIRANGFKLETVPQIMSPVQSDYSLSSTIHSIHAMSKTLPPNPAALTPVDYERSPYGTPSLGMTVPGHAPLPGYHYPSFPNRTIKSEYPDHYTNAHEAVPAYMYPETYPSSSPPDIPEVILKLLQLEPDEAQVKARILSCLQQEQGKGRHEKLSTFGLMCKMADQTLFSIVEWARSCIFFKELEVGDQMKLLQNCWSELLVFDHIYRQLQHGKEHSVLLVTGQEVDMSAIAAQAGSILNTLVLRAQELVLHLHSLQVDRHEFVCLKFLILFSLDVKYLENHTLAKDAQEKANAALLEYTVCHYPHSTDKFRQLLLWLAEVRALSLQAEEYLYHKHLSGEVPCNNLLIEMLHAKRT
- the NR5A1 gene encoding steroidogenic factor 1 isoform X1 yields the protein MMFFSMVTWLQKPIRHRSGSIPAEPGPHGEEIGRCPAQGGVCAARAPTPSQETQVPINPPAYRGQGSGAHTPRRLLGSQLLAGGRARLSHPPAPRAAAVQPPRAGPLEGMDYSYDEDLDELCPVCGDKVSGYHYGLLTCESCKGFFKRTVQNNKHYTCTESQSCKIDKTQRKRCPYCRFQKCLTVGMRLEAVRADRMRGGRNKFGPMYKRDRALKQQKKALIRANGFKLETVPQIMSPVQSDYSLSSTIHSIHAMSKTLPPNPAALTPVDYERSPYGTPSLGMTVPGHAPLPGYHYPSFPNRTIKSEYPDHYTNAHEAVPAYMYPETYPSSSPPDIPEVILKLLQLEPDEAQVKARILSCLQQEQGKGRHEKLSTFGLMCKMADQTLFSIVEWARSCIFFKELEVGDQMKLLQNCWSELLVFDHIYRQLQHGKEHSVLLVTGQEVDMSAIAAQAGSILNTLVLRAQELVLHLHSLQVDRHEFVCLKFLILFSLDVKYLENHTLAKDAQEKANAALLEYTVCHYPHSTDKFRQLLLWLAEVRALSLQAEEYLYHKHLSGEVPCNNLLIEMLHAKRT